The following coding sequences are from one Rutidosis leptorrhynchoides isolate AG116_Rl617_1_P2 chromosome 11, CSIRO_AGI_Rlap_v1, whole genome shotgun sequence window:
- the LOC139876171 gene encoding uncharacterized protein, producing the protein MPIKQVLTKPEISGRLALWAVELGAYQISYLPCNAIKGQVLADYLAEMSGELEVINERTELKPVQGVTWDLFTDGASCAEGAGAGLVLASPSGEEHTYALHFNFNVTNNEVEYEALLAGLNIAHKMNITKLHAFTDSQLVANQFNGSFEAHDSSMQKYLKLLQESAVRFEYFELAQVPMSQSKKADTLSKLAALTFSHFQKQVWVEELPGKSIDNDLLVVSVIEEQPNWMEPILQYIRNSVLPIDKRGACLV; encoded by the coding sequence ATGCCAATCAAGCAAGTCTTAACAAAGCCAGAAATATCTGGTAGGCTCGCGTTGTGGGCAGTGGAGTTAGGCGCTTATCAAATTTCTTACCTTCCGTGCAATGCTATAAAGGGCCAAGTTTTGGCGGATTATCTTGCAGAAATGTCTGGTGAGTTGGAGGTAATTAATGAGCGAACAGAATTAAAGCCAGTGCAAGGTGTGACATGGGATTTATTTACCGATGGAGCCTCATGTGCAGAGGGTGCTGGTGCGGGTTTAGTGTTGGCAAGCCCAAGCGGTGAGGAGCATACGTACGCGTTACATTTCAATTTTAACGTAACAAACAATGAAGTGGAATATGAAGCGTTGCTTGCAGGTTTAAATATCGCGCATAAAATGAATATCACTAAGTTGCACGCTTTTACAGATTCGCAGCTAGTGGCAAATCAGTTTAACGGCTCTTTTGAAGCACATGACTCCTCAATGCAAAAATATTTGAAGTTGTTGCAAGAATCAGCTGTGCGGTTTGAGTATTTTGAACTTGCACAAGTACCAATGAGTCAAAGTAAGAAAGCGGACACTTTAAGTAAGCTGGCCGCTTTAACGTTTTCGCACTTTCAAAAGCAAGTTTGGGTCGAGGAATTGCCAGGCAAATCAATAGATAATGATTTATTGGTAGTGTCTGTTATAGAAGAacagccaaattggatggaaccaattTTGCAATATATCCGCAATAGTGTTTTGCCAATTGATAAGCGCGGAGCTTGTTTAGTTTGA